A genomic segment from Sparus aurata chromosome 10, fSpaAur1.1, whole genome shotgun sequence encodes:
- the LOC115589398 gene encoding putative nuclease HARBI1, giving the protein MACPFLDDVLDEEALILRRAFRRERVFQDRSDPLAFGDDHLIERYRFSGDGLRYLCRLLSPKIQHQTARSHALTVPQMVCVTLRFLASGSFLYSAGDAENLNKGNICRTIRRVCLALKSLINIFITFPGHRRPLHIKEEFYKIAAFPNIIGAVDCAHIRIKRPSGEHEGDYINRKSFHSINVQMIWDADCLVSNLEAKWPGSVHDSRVFRASPIYQRLSQGEFSGVLLGDKGYACESFLLTPLADPQTPPQQAYNHAHTKTRARIEMTFGILKSRFQCLHHLRVSPDRACDVIAACAVLHNIAGLRKERPPRVAVDVVWENAPIFPDNINGRLVREQYIASFFT; this is encoded by the exons ATGGCTTGCCCTTTTTTGGATGATGTACTTGATGAGGAAGCCCTAATCCTCAGACGAGCATTTAGGCGTGAAAGAGTCTTCCAGGACAGGTCAGACCCATTGGCCTTTGGCGATGACCATCTCATTGAGAGATACAGATTCTCAGGTGATGGACTGAGATATTTATGTAGGCTGCTGAGTCCAAAAATACAACACCAGACTGCACGAAGCCATGCTCTCACTGTGCCACAGATGGTTTGTGTTACATTGAGATTTTTGGCAAGTGGGAGCTTCCTTTATTCTGCTGGGGATGCAGAGAACCTCAATAAAGGAAACATTTGCCGCACAATAAGACGTGTTTGTCTGGCGCTGAAGTCATTAATCAACATATTCATCACCTTCCCTGGCCACAGAAGACCCCTCCACATCAAGGAGGAGTTTTACAAGATTGCAG CTTTCCCCAACATCATTGGTGCAGTGGATTGCGCACACATCAGAATCAAACGCCCCTCAGGAGAACATGAGGGAGATTACATTAACAGGAAATCCTTCCACAGCATCAATGTTCAG ATGATCTGGGATGCTGACTGCCTTGTCAGCAATTTAGAGGCAAAGTGGCCTGGCTCAGTGCATGACTCCAGAGTCTTTCGGGCTAGTCCAATTTACCAGAGACTTTCACAAG GCGAAttctctggtgtgctgctgggaGACAAAGGCTATGCCTGCGAATCATTCCTCTTGACTCCCCTTGCGGACCCCCAAACCCCACCACAGCAGGCCTACAACCATGCACACACCAAGACAAGGGCTCGAATCGAGATGACCTTTGGCATTCTGAAATCTCGCTTTCAGTGCCTGCACCACCTGAGGGTTTCCCCGGACAGGGCCTGTGATGTAATTGCTGCATGCGCAGTACTGCATAACATTGCAGGCCTAAGAAAGGAGAGGCCCCCCCGAGTGGCTGTTGATGTTGTCTGGGAAAATGCTCCCATCTTCCCAGACAACATTAATGGCAGACTCGTCAGGGAGCAATATATTGCAAGTTTTTTCACCTAG